The following are encoded in a window of Gossypium raimondii isolate GPD5lz chromosome 13, ASM2569854v1, whole genome shotgun sequence genomic DNA:
- the LOC105784033 gene encoding pentatricopeptide repeat-containing protein At1g62350: MQRLTRSLIAKARASSIRLLLHDTSIETQRLALVRFYVSGSAVAVSSSSPSLSIWRRKKEMTKEGLIAAKELKRLQSNPVRLHRFILSHVSRLLKSDIVSVLAEFQRQNQVFLSMKLYDVVRKEIWYRPDMFFYRDMLMMLARNRKVDESRRVWEDLKKEQVLFDQHTFGDLVRVYLDSGLPSEAMDIYDEMRRSPDPPLSLPFRVILKGLIPYPELREKVKDDFLELFPDMIVYDPPEDLFEDRESRSESEVE; this comes from the exons ATGCAGCGTTTAACTCGCAGCCTTATAGCCAAAGCTCGTGCCTCGTCGATTCGGTTGCTTTTACACGATACTTCGATTGAAACCCAAAGGCTCGCCTTGGTTCGCTTCTACGTTTCGGGTTCAGCAGTAGCAGTCTCCTCTTCGAGCCCGAGCTTATCGATATGGAGGCGGAAGAAAGAAATGACCAAAGAGGGGTTGATTGCGGCCAAGGAGCTTAAGCGCCTACAATCCAACCCGGTCCGACTGCACCGCTTTATCCTCTCCCATGTCTCCCGCTTGTTAAAGTCTGATATTGTATCTGTTCTCGCTGAGTTCCAAAGGCAAAACCAGGTTTTTCTCTCCATGAAG TTATATGATGTGGTGCGTAAAGAGATATGGTACCGGCCGGATATGTTCTTTTACAGGGATATGCTTATGATGCTAGCTAGAAACCGAAAGGTAGATGAATCAAGGCGGGTTTGGGAAGATTTGAAAAAAGAGCAAGTTTTGTTTGATCAGCATACATTCGGAGACCTGGTTCGAGTATACTTAGATAGTGGATTACCGTCGGAGGCCATGGACATATACGATGAAATGAGACGATCCCCTGACCCTCCTTTGTCGTTGCCGTTTCGAGTAATCCTGAAAGGGCTCATTCCTTATCCGGAACTGAGAGAGAAGGTCAAAGATGATTTCTTGGAGCTTTTCCCGGACATGATTGTGTATGACCCACCAGAGGACTTGTTCGAAGATCGAGAGTCAAGAAGCGAGAGTGAAGTCGAGTAG